A genome region from Sphingobium sp. WTD-1 includes the following:
- a CDS encoding methyltransferase domain-containing protein: protein MITVQRVAKAAGKHLTKLGLDLRKALGASANRGCPACGMTVVGFFRYGDNGEWGCPNCNASPRERLMNYLLMKGVLTVPTDGAILHMAPNEGSLVKRFSEAADYVPADLDPARYTVPGMHKVDLMALSDSDRYDLFYASHVMEHVPDDMAVLRNILRALKPGGEAWLIVPLWDKPTEDGSFDIPPRERERRFGQWDHVRQYGLDFADRIRAAGFELEEIDARDIDADTRHFYALDDRLFRARKPLGTATQ from the coding sequence GTGATTACTGTCCAGCGGGTGGCCAAGGCCGCCGGCAAGCATCTGACCAAATTGGGTCTCGACCTGCGCAAGGCGCTGGGCGCTTCCGCCAATCGCGGCTGCCCGGCCTGCGGCATGACGGTCGTCGGCTTCTTCCGCTATGGCGACAATGGCGAATGGGGCTGTCCCAATTGCAACGCGTCGCCGCGCGAGCGGCTGATGAACTATCTCCTCATGAAGGGGGTGCTGACCGTGCCGACCGATGGCGCGATCCTGCACATGGCCCCCAATGAGGGCAGCCTGGTCAAGCGCTTTTCTGAAGCCGCCGACTATGTCCCGGCCGATCTTGACCCCGCGCGCTATACCGTGCCCGGCATGCACAAGGTCGATCTGATGGCGTTGTCCGACAGCGATCGCTACGACCTCTTCTACGCCAGCCATGTGATGGAGCATGTGCCCGACGACATGGCCGTGCTGCGCAATATCCTGCGCGCGCTCAAACCCGGTGGCGAAGCCTGGCTGATCGTGCCGCTGTGGGACAAGCCGACCGAGGATGGCAGTTTCGACATCCCGCCGCGCGAGCGCGAGCGCCGCTTCGGCCAGTGGGATCATGTCCGCCAGTACGGCCTCGACTTTGCCGATCGCATCCGTGCCGCCGGCTTCGAGCTAGAGGAAATCGACGCGCGCGACATCGACGCCGACACGCGCCATTTCTATGCGCTTGATGATCGGCTGTTCCGCGCGCGCAAGCCGCTGGGAACTGCGACGCAGTGA
- a CDS encoding MFS transporter: MPGGMPFVSARRLFLAGAIGLALWLGATFLWHVTWRQGVSLAVILFLDQDFPALMIGLFLLALAAPFAEGMGFRLPQPRARIIVPIIVLLGLAAWAGHYALFQDYSVSRDEEVARFAAAYMREGLFARPIPVEWEPYRRAIMPEFFSPFGAADYWTAAYLPVNSAIQALFWQMGDPNLAGPVLLVLGLFSLWRVALHLFPDRPDAVWVTMLLGLSSAQLWVTAMTPYAMTGHFALNMVWLALVLRGGIAGHVSAGVVALIAAGLHQWHFPPIFIAPFILWMLLARRWTVAAFHALTLVAIVIVWAKIWPGFLLHALGAPTDVRPSAGVADKVGSLFQRLGDRWQPLVNLSRYAAWNNILMVPLASLGVLAMRWRDAIRGREIALPLALGCLAGCLLALAQGYGWGFRYAHGFIGPFCLLGGLGWARFRPQGAMRPIFIGFLVTLLTAGFLVWRTHVFVEPYAASHRMIDASRADVVLVDPRGGLYVTDLVRGRNGVPGKPMVMNLGMLTLDQVDELCKTYVVELFDRAEFRPLGVPLARWNLGRMDTLRAHMKLAGCDRPVQPPLPETIDDAMNAADNAF; encoded by the coding sequence ATGCCGGGGGGAATGCCCTTCGTCAGCGCGCGGCGCCTGTTCCTCGCCGGGGCGATCGGCCTCGCTTTGTGGCTGGGCGCGACCTTCCTGTGGCATGTGACCTGGCGTCAGGGTGTCAGCCTCGCCGTCATCCTGTTCCTGGATCAGGATTTTCCAGCGCTGATGATCGGCCTGTTCCTGCTGGCGCTGGCCGCGCCTTTTGCGGAAGGGATGGGCTTTCGCCTGCCACAACCGCGCGCACGGATCATCGTGCCGATCATCGTCCTGCTGGGGCTGGCCGCCTGGGCGGGCCATTATGCCCTGTTCCAGGATTATTCGGTCTCCCGCGATGAGGAGGTCGCGCGCTTTGCCGCTGCCTATATGCGTGAAGGCCTGTTCGCCCGACCGATCCCGGTCGAATGGGAACCTTATCGCCGGGCGATCATGCCCGAATTCTTCTCGCCCTTCGGCGCCGCCGACTATTGGACCGCCGCCTATCTGCCGGTGAACAGCGCGATCCAGGCCCTGTTCTGGCAGATGGGCGACCCCAATCTCGCCGGCCCGGTCTTGCTGGTGCTAGGCCTCTTCTCGCTATGGCGGGTGGCGCTCCATCTCTTCCCCGATCGGCCCGATGCCGTCTGGGTGACGATGCTGCTCGGCCTCTCCTCGGCCCAGCTCTGGGTCACGGCGATGACCCCTTATGCCATGACCGGCCATTTTGCATTGAACATGGTCTGGCTGGCGCTGGTGCTGCGCGGCGGCATTGCCGGCCACGTCTCGGCCGGCGTGGTCGCGCTGATCGCGGCGGGCCTGCATCAATGGCATTTCCCGCCCATCTTCATCGCCCCGTTCATCCTCTGGATGCTGCTGGCGCGGCGCTGGACGGTGGCCGCCTTTCACGCGCTGACCCTGGTCGCGATCGTCATCGTCTGGGCCAAGATCTGGCCCGGCTTCCTGCTCCATGCTTTGGGCGCGCCGACCGATGTGCGTCCCTCCGCCGGCGTCGCGGACAAGGTGGGCAGCCTGTTCCAGCGTCTGGGCGATCGCTGGCAACCGCTGGTCAATCTCAGCCGCTATGCCGCCTGGAACAATATATTGATGGTCCCGCTCGCGAGCCTGGGCGTGTTGGCGATGCGCTGGCGCGATGCGATCCGCGGGCGTGAGATCGCCCTGCCGCTGGCGCTAGGCTGCCTTGCCGGGTGCCTGCTGGCGCTGGCCCAGGGCTATGGCTGGGGCTTCCGCTATGCCCATGGCTTCATCGGCCCCTTCTGCCTGCTCGGTGGCCTTGGCTGGGCGCGCTTCCGGCCACAGGGCGCGATGCGGCCGATTTTCATCGGCTTCCTGGTGACGCTGCTGACCGCCGGCTTCCTGGTCTGGCGCACCCATGTGTTCGTCGAGCCCTATGCTGCCAGCCACCGGATGATCGACGCCTCGCGCGCGGACGTCGTGCTGGTGGATCCGCGCGGCGGCCTTTACGTCACCGATCTGGTGCGCGGCCGCAACGGCGTGCCGGGCAAGCCGATGGTGATGAACCTTGGCATGCTGACGCTCGATCAGGTGGACGAGCTGTGCAAGACCTATGTGGTCGAGCTGTTCGACCGCGCCGAATTCCGTCCGCTCGGCGTGCCGCTGGCGCGCTGGAACCTCGGGCGCATGGACACGCTGCGCGCCCATATGAAGCTGGCCGGTTGCGATCGCCCGGTCCAGCCGCCGCTGCCCGAGACGATCGACGACGCCATGAACGCCGCCGACAACGCCTTCTAG
- a CDS encoding glycosyltransferase, with amino-acid sequence MTNLLLALVLLASLVAVAWPFFFYPLILRMLSTRGEAPVAGPVPSASLLFCAYNEAGAMPEKLANLAMLKGQHPALEIFAFDDGSSDDTAALIAAQGDLVTLLRGPGRSGKAHGMKLLAARARGDILIFTDANVLLDADAIDNLLDRYADPDIGGVLGSLHYLGEGDSATAAVGSLYWRIEERLKDEESRTGNVLGADGSIFSIRRSLYPEFPDSVLDDLTVSMAVVFAGKRLVKAKDVIARERLVTGRKDEYRRKVRIAARAWHTHSHLRPQLRRMAAIDRFKYASRKIVRWFGGAFILTGAIAAGALALRLSPMLYMAGAIGLALLAWIGLRSRGGPLAALVDIMIAYAATLQGVLKAMRGRTVTIWNPAQSR; translated from the coding sequence GTGACGAACCTGCTGCTCGCCCTTGTCCTGCTGGCGTCGCTGGTCGCCGTCGCCTGGCCCTTCTTCTTCTATCCGCTGATCCTGCGGATGCTGTCGACCCGTGGGGAAGCCCCCGTCGCCGGTCCGGTGCCCAGTGCCTCGCTGCTCTTCTGCGCCTATAATGAAGCCGGCGCTATGCCGGAAAAACTCGCCAATCTCGCCATGCTCAAGGGGCAGCATCCGGCCCTGGAAATCTTCGCCTTCGATGATGGATCGTCCGACGATACCGCCGCGCTGATCGCGGCGCAGGGCGATCTGGTCACTTTGCTGCGTGGTCCCGGCCGCAGCGGCAAGGCGCATGGCATGAAATTGCTCGCCGCCCGTGCGCGCGGCGACATACTGATCTTCACCGACGCCAATGTGCTGCTGGATGCCGACGCGATCGACAATCTGCTCGACCGTTATGCCGATCCCGATATTGGCGGCGTGCTCGGCTCGCTTCATTATCTGGGGGAGGGCGATAGCGCGACCGCGGCTGTCGGTTCGCTCTACTGGCGGATCGAGGAAAGGCTGAAGGACGAGGAGTCTCGCACCGGCAATGTGTTGGGCGCCGACGGCTCGATCTTCTCCATCCGCCGCAGCCTCTATCCGGAATTTCCCGATAGCGTGCTGGACGACCTCACCGTCTCCATGGCGGTGGTGTTCGCCGGCAAGCGGCTGGTGAAGGCGAAGGACGTAATCGCACGCGAGCGGCTGGTGACCGGGCGCAAGGACGAATATCGGCGCAAGGTGCGGATCGCCGCCCGCGCCTGGCACACGCACAGCCATTTGCGCCCGCAACTGCGCCGCATGGCCGCGATCGATCGGTTCAAATATGCCTCGCGCAAGATCGTGCGCTGGTTCGGCGGTGCCTTCATCCTGACCGGCGCGATCGCCGCAGGCGCGCTGGCGCTGCGCCTGTCGCCCATGCTCTACATGGCCGGCGCGATCGGCCTTGCGCTGCTCGCCTGGATCGGCCTGCGCTCGCGCGGCGGGCCGCTTGCCGCGCTGGTCGACATCATGATCGCCTATGCCGCGACCCTGCAGGGCGTGCTCAAGGCGATGCGCGGCCGCACCGTCACGATCTGGAATCCGGCCCAGTCGCGATAG
- a CDS encoding FkbM family methyltransferase produces the protein MSRYVRELSDRALALRLALAGRVHQYPEIQALKRFLSAFAIDCLFDVGANRGQYATMARKDAGFAGTILSFEPNPDVFAELSKAAASDRNWHVFNMALSDFDGTASFNIMAADQFSSLKAPSGAQDAIFADRNKVTKTVEMQCRRLDSLLPELRAAHGFARPFLKMDTQGHDLSVCEGAGSVIADMAGIQTELGVRPIYEGGTGYRAMIDWLEAHAFIPSAFFANNKGHFPLLVEMDGIFVNKALLDS, from the coding sequence ATGAGCCGCTATGTCCGCGAATTGTCCGACCGTGCATTGGCCCTGCGCCTGGCGTTGGCCGGTCGTGTGCATCAATATCCCGAGATCCAGGCGCTCAAGCGCTTCCTGTCCGCCTTCGCCATCGACTGCCTGTTCGACGTCGGCGCCAATCGCGGCCAATATGCGACCATGGCGCGCAAGGATGCGGGCTTCGCCGGCACCATCCTCTCCTTCGAGCCGAACCCGGACGTCTTCGCCGAGCTGAGCAAGGCCGCCGCGTCGGACCGCAACTGGCATGTCTTCAACATGGCCCTGTCCGATTTTGACGGCACCGCCAGCTTCAACATCATGGCTGCGGACCAGTTTAGCTCCCTGAAGGCCCCCTCGGGCGCGCAGGATGCGATCTTCGCCGATCGCAACAAGGTGACGAAGACGGTCGAGATGCAATGCCGCCGGCTCGACAGCCTGCTGCCCGAACTGCGCGCCGCCCATGGCTTTGCCCGGCCCTTCCTCAAGATGGACACGCAGGGCCATGACCTGTCGGTCTGCGAAGGGGCGGGGAGCGTCATCGCCGACATGGCCGGCATCCAGACGGAACTCGGTGTGCGTCCCATCTATGAAGGCGGCACCGGCTATCGCGCGATGATCGACTGGCTGGAGGCGCACGCCTTCATCCCCTCCGCCTTCTTCGCCAACAACAAGGGCCATTTCCCGCTGCTGGTCGAAATGGACGGCATCTTCGTCAACAAGGCGCTGCTGGACAGCTGA
- a CDS encoding glycosyltransferase family 4 protein: protein MKIAMLDPSLFTGRYDDGLCAGLAQAGAGVTLLGRPMRATDAIMPQGYSYAPRFFRRSEALRDRLGEGRAFRLAKAAEYGLTCALGNLDAMTGADVTHVQWLPLAPADRLMLDRLKGLTALVHTVHNADAYHADSGLQGRGYRALLDRFDALIVHGDTTRAALVGQGVDPARIHVTPHPPMQLAPATPADLAAIPAPAAPRILFFGTIRPYKGVDLLVEACLSLWRAGHHFELVLAGKPFMDVAPILDPVHAAGFGDRLITDFGFLTEPRLDAHMRRADLMVFPYRHIDSSGAFLSALHHGKAMVTSDAGMFGTLPDGVTTRVPAGNAAALGQALLPLIESAAIRQAAGARARTYGDIMGNWKDMALATMDIYRQVLRA from the coding sequence ATGAAGATCGCCATGCTCGATCCGTCGCTCTTCACCGGGCGCTATGATGACGGGCTGTGCGCGGGCCTGGCGCAGGCGGGCGCGGGCGTGACCCTGCTCGGCCGACCGATGCGCGCCACCGATGCGATCATGCCGCAGGGTTATAGCTACGCCCCGCGCTTCTTCCGCCGCAGCGAGGCCCTGCGCGATCGGCTGGGGGAGGGGCGCGCCTTCCGCCTCGCCAAGGCGGCCGAATATGGCCTGACCTGCGCGCTCGGCAATCTCGACGCGATGACCGGCGCGGACGTCACCCATGTCCAGTGGCTGCCGCTGGCGCCGGCCGACCGGCTGATGCTCGATCGGCTCAAGGGGCTTACCGCGCTCGTCCACACCGTCCATAATGCCGATGCCTATCATGCCGACAGTGGCCTGCAGGGGCGCGGCTATCGCGCGCTGCTCGATCGGTTCGATGCGCTGATCGTCCATGGCGACACGACGCGCGCGGCGCTGGTCGGGCAGGGCGTCGATCCCGCCCGCATCCATGTGACGCCGCACCCGCCGATGCAGCTTGCGCCCGCCACCCCGGCGGACCTTGCGGCCATTCCCGCACCCGCCGCGCCCCGCATCCTCTTCTTCGGCACCATCCGCCCCTATAAGGGCGTCGACCTGCTGGTTGAGGCCTGCCTGTCGCTCTGGCGCGCAGGTCACCATTTTGAGCTGGTGCTGGCCGGCAAGCCCTTCATGGATGTCGCGCCGATCCTCGATCCGGTCCATGCCGCCGGCTTTGGCGACCGCCTCATCACCGATTTCGGCTTCCTCACCGAACCCCGGCTGGACGCGCACATGAGGAGGGCCGACCTGATGGTCTTTCCCTATCGCCATATCGATTCGAGCGGCGCCTTCCTGTCGGCGCTGCACCATGGCAAGGCGATGGTCACCTCCGACGCGGGCATGTTCGGTACTCTGCCGGACGGCGTCACCACGCGGGTTCCGGCGGGAAATGCGGCGGCGCTTGGCCAAGCCCTCTTGCCGCTGATCGAAAGCGCGGCCATCAGGCAGGCAGCGGGTGCGCGGGCGCGCACCTATGGAGACATTATGGGCAATTGGAAGGACATGGCCTTGGCGACGATGGATATTTACCGCCAGGTGCTGCGCGCATGA